From the genome of Xiphophorus couchianus chromosome 15, X_couchianus-1.0, whole genome shotgun sequence:
AGTCATAATCTtgaaataacaacaataataaagacTTGAAATATTCCACTTTGTATGTCATGAATCTGTAAAATATACTCACTATTTGAAATGagtaacaaaaaaaccccttttTTTTACgatattcaaattttttgagATGTGCTTGTATTTATAATTATAGGAGACTTTATATCTTCTTCGGTGCCCATCTGATGTGGTGTACCCCAAGGATCGATCTTCGGTCCCATCTTGTTTTTCATTGTATGTCCTGCCTTTGGGATCAGGAAGTACAACATTTCCTTTCCTTGTTATCCAGATGACATCCAAATTTATCCAATTGGATGCATCTGACTCACTGCAGCCTCAGTCATATTGCCATTGAGATGAAAAAACACTGGTTGATACAAAACTCTCagactaaatgaaaataaaagagaaatcttaTTGCGCCCCCTTTTATGATGCAACTTATTTCCTTGGTCTTCTTGCTTTTATACTTTCTCCTATGTCAGAGCTCAGAGTGTTTTAGGGCAAGTCTAAGcaagtaaaatcaatcaaaaacagtttttatgagATGTGTCAAATTGCTGAAGcaccatttgtttttctttcttctttttttttactcgcATTCATCACCTCTAGATTAGACCTGCATATCTATCTTTAAAAGGAATCAGAAAACACCAACATCTGATGCCAGTTTTTCAGATCTGCTTTGACTATTTATCCGGTTGCTTTTAGAAATGTTCAcagctttttataaattttgttGCATTCCAGAATTACGCACTATGGTTGGGTTAAActttcacataaaaccccagtaaaagtaaagtttttggTTGAAACTGgtttaaatgtggaaaagttgaaggtgtatgaatacttttacatgACAGACTGAGCCAAGTATCATCAAAGACTCAACTAAAGTGGGTTAAACAAAGCCTTAGCTAGCATTATCTGATAACCTAAgtgaacaataataaataaataatcatgaCTTGTATCTTAACCTAACAGAGCCGCTTTCTAACCCCTCCTGtcctcatttctttttattgaaacaCCTGCCAGCTTCGGCATATTCggtttttccacatttacccacagttattttttgcaatTCCACTAACGCagaaattcacgcaaaatcaatAGATCCCCcccattattttacattaaagtaTAATTACGAGTTAattgcaaattttccacaaaaatgcTCAAGAACATCTGGTTTCAGCGACTACTAACtctcacctgcaggtggcagtatttcttacttcctTATCAGTCAGTGATTAACGTGGTGAGTAATGAAAACCTGACTATTTAAGttctttaaataacaaaaataactgcTTGTTCTTTCCCAtcattgttttctgtctgtatgtatatttttgaaggagtttaatatatatatatatatatatatatatatatatagcaaatAGCAATATatatttgcaaaatgtttttctaaatattttcgcaaatatttagaaataattgcaaaattccttgcaaatatttctaaagcaGCATcacaaaatctgtcattttgatggcaaaaaaacacaaataaaaatgaacacaaaatcCGGTGACCTGCTGCTACTGCCATTCCACTAGTCTGATAATCAAAAGTTAAGGTTTCTGCTACAGTATCCCACATTTTACTATTCTAGAAAGCACATACATTTGATGAATGATGTGACGATGTGAACTGAATACCTGCACTTCCTTCAGGAGCTTTGAAACCTGATGGAAGTTGAGCCTGGTGTCAATAGGACAGTAAACACATTTCATGGCTAGCGGCTGGTACGGAGCCAGGGCATCCAGGTAGGAGAAATCTGgctctgaaagaaaaagaagaaaataaaataaaatcagcttcaaGATCAAGTTGGATTGGTTAATAAAATCTCTAAATCTTTGTAAGCAGAATGAGAACTGCCGGAGGGCGTCCAGCCGCACTTTCCCTGCATGGCGgagaaatgttaaattttttttttcctatttcctCAGCATCTGTGTGGTAGTTACCTGTAAAGATGACGGTGTTGAGGCTGGATTTGCCCCACAGCTCCATGAAATGAACCACATCGCCGAAGCGCAGTGAGGGGTGACCGGTGAAAACCACGCAGGGCTGGCGGAACTCGCTGCTGAAGTCTCCGTGGATGCTGGGATAGTGCTTCAGCTTGTTGGTCTGGATCAGCTGGAACACAAGACTTATTATaaatggaatttaagacctataCCACCACAGACATGTCTGAACGTGGCCCTAGCAACTGACGATAAATTTCCACTTACTCAGGATGGACGCCAGAAAAGCTAGTAAGCTTGCTGGCAAGAGTtcattagcagctagttagcggtagcttCAACTATCTCGAGGCACAAAACGCAACGAAGATGTCTGAGTGCGACTCAAACGTTTGCCTGACCAAAAAGtcgcatgaaaaaaaaactgaaatgaaaaataaaatatatgacatTAAATAGTCTTtccatgacaaaatgtaatgtagtTAACCAACTAGCTAGATAGCAGTTAGTTAGCTAGTCCTTCCATgataaaatttaagacctgtgatgaATAAACCACCCTGCTTCCTAAAATATTCACCTAAATAagtttttgccaaaagtgatgggggttttttcacctaaaacttcaaaaaattacttaggccattattttaagAAGGTATCTATATTAAAAGGCCAAATTACTTGATACGATGAatctaagacattttaaggccttgaTTTTAGATgcatataaagaaatgtttagactttttaaggatgtgctGACACCTCGTCAATCAAACGGAAACAATCACCTTATGGAAATGTTGCTCAAACGCTGCACTAGTGGAAACTCAAGCATCTGGAAAATTCCAGAGGGGACGACATTCCTGGATCTTAAAAGTGTCACCTCAGTTTCAAATTTTTGATCTAGAAAGCTgtttttccagctgtaataTTCCAGCATGTGAGGCCACATTGGCAGAATTGTTTTGTCAGAAATTGCAGCATTATTGTTGGTGCAGCAGGTGGAAATTACCTCTGCGTGTGGGAAAGGAGGCTCAGGAAGATACACCTTGGTttgcttattgtgacaaagCCTGAAGTGAGAACAGAAAGAAGTGGAATAAGAATGACCAAGAAGtaatgaagaaaacataaagagatCTTAAGGAAGAGCTGCTCACCACTCAGCAAAGATCTGTGAGAACTCCAGGGAGCTGTTGGCTACGGGTGAGATGAAGTAGAAGGGCGTGGTCCCCAGGTTGGCGCTCTCGATGAATTGGTAGAGGCACTCCAGCAGGTCGTATATCACTCCAGAGGAGTAGCAGGGGACCAGCACGTTGCCTCCCGCCCGGATCGTCATGGCTGCGGGGCCAAACCCAAATACAAGCTTCagtcagtgaaaaaaaaaaaaagttaggcAAATAGTTTCTTCTGGACATTTTTAAGCTACCCAGGTTGCTGCAGAATTCTCCCAGCATGCCGTCTGGGTTGGCGGTGGGCATCTGCGTGAGGCCTGTCAGAATCAGAACGTCGCTGTTCTTCAGGGAGCTCTGGTCCATCGGCTgggaaaagaaacaggaagcacACGTCCCCTTTACCAGAGCGCTCTGTGACCGTGTGGTTTAGTCTTTGTGGGAACGCAAGATCGGTGGCGTTTGCCTCTTCCCTCGCTTTAAACTACACTAAACTGCcttcagttttgctttaaattcaCCAACACATTAAACAGAGTCTTCTTTTTACACCCTGATTTTGTTACAGGGTATCTGCAGGTTTTGGCAAGAGACATTTAAGGcttcttaaaaccttttttttatgcCACCTGTCTTGATtgaaatttaagacagaaaaaaactacaaatacagGGAATGGTTGGGAGATTCTACTGAATTACAATCAGGCatagcaaaaactgaaattttctgGCTCTGTTTGTGGCAGCAGCATTGTGTTTCTTATAGAGTAAGAAACACAATGCTGCTGAAAGAGTAAGACACTGCCTATGGCTCTGCTTGCACAGAATGCACCTGGCATCGTATAGGTTGGCCTCAGAAGTGAGgcaatggcaaaaataaaactcatccAGTCAGCTGGTGATACATTTCTACTTACAATCGATGCAAAACAGATAGCTAGCTAACacgggtatattagcagctagttagcggtagcctcaaccacCTTGAGTCACAGAATACAATCAAGATGTCTGCGCGCGACTCAAGCTGCACATATGGGGTTAAAGAGTCCGGCacgacaaaatttaagacctgtgattaatgtatttaaggccacttcgctttttaaaaaaaaaaaagtaagacatttttaagaCTTCAATTTTCAACTCATgagtttaagactttttaagggtGAGCAGACACACTGTAGTGTTTCTTGGTGGAAAATCCTGCAGAAGCAAAGAAGCAGCTTAATGCATTCCTCACATTCACTGACACGACAGCGCAGTGGATGTCTTTGATTTACATCACTGATGATTTTGTCAGCtacattaatcattttattaaaaaggaaCAATGACCTCATAGTGATTTAAAAGTGACATAACGTCACCTTGCTAAAATAATGGCCATTTTTTGacgaaaatgagtttttttcttctttttttgccttaatcatcttttggcaataaaaagagggtggttttttttggttgaagaaaatcttttaaaaatgcaattggaccattattttaggaagctGATGATAATCAAAATGGAGCGCTTAACTTTCCATTTTACTTTCtgtcaaaaaaggaaaaaaaatccacaaagtaTTAAATGAAAGCCGCTGCTTTGGGTTTTAGTCCATATTTGTAGCAATAATTGCAAAGACATCATGATAGAATTAATTATGTGCCGAGgtgcaaataattaaatgacGGCAATTAATTGGAAATTTCCGACTCAACACATTTCTGTCAATTGATCCAATCAACAATATTTTTCCCTCACAATTTTCAGTTAATTACTGAGTCAAGACATATAATATGTGTTTTATGATGATGTACGACAGATTCTACCACAATTTAGAGcaactagaactttttttttacattttttaaatccaccATGTGAAATGCAGGTTTCCTCACTGACCCAAACATTTCTTCCTCAGGCTCTGAGTGCAGAGGAGGGATTTACCTGCGGATGTGTGGTGAGGAGGGAAGAACCCGACACGTAGGACACCTTCTCGTGATGCGACTGGATGATCCAGTTGGAGCTGCCCAGCGAGTAGCCGGAGCTCAAGGGGGAGACCTGCACGGCTCCAAACAACTCCTGGACAACGGAGTCAGGGTCAGGACAGCAAACAAATacgagaaaaacaacaactgtggCCTGGAAATACCGTGTTAAAACATCTTGCAACAGAAAGAAGATTCAAATGGACTGAAATGTTTCGATTTAtctattgttgtgttttaacacaaagaaaaaaataactgtttagtattttaaatttctgcaaGCTTTGGTATCAGTCAGTCTAATTATCAGTGTTGTCTAAAGTTTAGCTGCAATGCTTTATATTTTGTCAGTATTTCTGAAATATGTTACAGAATATCTGAGTTGGGGATGCACCcattcacttttttcacttccaatactGATATCTGAAGTCTAGTATCTGCTGATCTGATATAGAACTGTGCTTAAAACGTTTTTTGTAATGTACTGagttacaaatttatttgataagtctccaccagtacagcacacttaaatacactaaaatattcacaagcttggtcaaacatgtaaacacgactttaatctgttcagtcagtgcacTTAGGAGAATAACAGCCaacgtaaaataaataataaagaacttGACAAAAACAGGTTGACTGCGTTGgttaaacatgaacatttttttactgtaacaaaccttctttcagaTGTTTCAGAAACGAGCAATAAGGAATTCTAAATATGATGTGAAATAAACGATAAACCATCAcgtcactcagagcacaaagcatagaattagactgaacagAGCTACCCTTTTCACTGACacccgatacagatattaatatcggatcggtCCATCTCTAATCTCAACATGCTGTAAAGGGgttatttgttttactgttttcccattattttattgtctttccaACATCTGCTTTTTGAAGGGGCGTCCCATTTCTCAGTGGAATATTTCAACTACTCTGACATTTGAAATGGCTTTcaggcaggaaaaaaataaacaaataaacgtataaaaaactaaaaataccgACAAGCAAGCCCGGCTGACACCCAAACAATTTGTTTAAAGAAGCTGGAATGAGCTTCAGGATGTGGGTGTGTGAGGTTTTGTCTGAGTGAAAAGTTGTTCCTACCACTTTCTGGGAATAGCCGACGAGCTGCACTTTGCTGAGCGCCGAGTTGACCTCCTGCATGCTGTAGCACCGTTTCCACGTCCACACCTCCACCGCGTCCTTCAGCGGCCCAGGAAGCATCCTGATGTGGAAGAGCGTCGTTTACTTACATCAACCGATGGTCTATTAAAAGGTTTCACAACCccgaagtgttttttttttgttgaaagacaaaaaataagaaaggaaGACCTGGAGCTGGAAAGTCATTTTCAAGCAGAACACTCTGcacaagactccactgctgaagaaaaatcaTGCTGAAGCTCATTTCAAGTTAAAATACTAACAGagtatggtaaaaaaaaaaaaagaaaagaaaaacaacaacaaagtttgGAGGTGggagcatcatgatgtggggctATTTGTCAACATATGGTTTCAGCAGACTTCATATAACTGAGggaaggacaaaagaaaaactgaacaaagattgttttaaaattatttttcaaaatcagtaaATAACCAAGGAAACtgaactggttttaaaaaaataaagtaaaactccAAGTCAGTGATGGAATCCTACGAACCAAAGATTACAGAGCACCAAAGAGGCTACaagaaattgaatttttttttttttctttttaagtctttgtgtgtttattatttGAGTTGCTGGGGGATTTATTTCTGCTCGACAAAAACAGGCCAAGGAAAATTAGGAAAAGCCTCGAGAAGCATAGAAAAATTAATTCTACAAAACTAGttccctttgaactttttctacTTCTTTTGTGTTTCGTTTCCAGACCTCTGAATTTCCTTGTTCTTCCAGCAGGTGGCAGACTGAGCTTTGGGAACCCTCTCCATGAAGTTCACCAGTTCCTCCATTAGCAACCTGCAGGGAAACGAGGGCTCTTACTTGTCAATAACTTCATCGgtatattaaaagtattttacatgTAAGACGAAGGAGCAAGCTCAGAATTGACGGTGAGATTTGTAACTAAAATCAAAAAGCAAcaagctacaaaaaaaattaaaaattctctATTTCTTGAATTGTTCTCTTTTGTCATTaacaaatgaagtaaaaacaGCAAACGATGTTCCATCCATTTTAGCGCCCTAAGTACTCGCCTTCCTATCTGCAGGGTGGGCTCTGTGGCGTACACCGTCCCTGTGAATCCGGTGTGTTCGGTGATGTAGGGCAAGGCCATCATACAGTGGTAGTTGGAGATAAGGATGACGTCGATGGTGGAGAGATCCAGCAGTTCTCTCTGTGGGAGAGAAATCAACAAGAATCAGATCAAGATGAAgagcaaaatttgcttttcAGGTGTTTACAGTGATGTGTAGAACACAGATGATGCAGCAGTGTACAGTGCATATTGCCTAGGTTAAACCCTACCCACGTTTTCTTCTAATAACAATCACCTTGGCTGGATTATTTACCTCAGGGAGACAGAACTCGGGCTGGGAGTCCACAAACACTCTGCCGGCGCATTCTTTCAGCTCCTGGGAGGATGAAGAGgacttttatttaatctgtaCCTTAAAAACTATTcatgtaaaacctttttttcaactgaatttacAACCTTTCACTGTACGCTACACTAATTCAATCCCTCAATCCTGTAACTCCTCTTACCTTTTCCAGGTTTATGCTCCCGTCCTTTGAGATCCAGCCAGGCAGCTTGGAGAGCCTCGGACTGATTAtatacaaaatgaaataaaatgtaaaaaatttttaatcaatacATCCCAGTcatatcactttttttttcttacctgtGCACCAGAGGAAGAGGCAGGAAGTTGAGGACAGACGTGGTGTCCAGTCCACAGTCCAGCATTATGGTGGTGGATTTGAATTTGAGAACATTGCAAGGGAGCGTTGGGTGACCGGACAAACAGTACTGCAAAGAGGAAAATGGGACCAGGAGGCGTTCATGTAAAATATAACAGGGTGATGTCAACACAATCCCAGAAAATTTGCAACAAACTGTTGCCTTTTAAGTGTTTTGAACAGAAACCAGCTTTCTTTGTCGTTGCAAGGATGTGAAATATCAATGATAGGACTATTAAACGAACTACTTCCAGTCTTCACTATATCAAACAGCATGGGAGGCTCAATGAAAGTACACTCATTAGCCTTGTTGTTAGCTGCTTGGCTAACCACAGTGAATGGATTAGCTTCTGATGCTACTTTCTATAGCTCTCTAGACCTCTTCTCAAGCCGCTACGGCGttgtgtattattttaatatttgtgttatttactCACCAGCTTCATTTTAAGAGAAGTTAGGACTGAAAAATGCTATATTTTAGCCCTCGTAGCTAACCTGCtaatattttgtgttacattGTTCAGTCTCCGCTCATGATGTATGCTCTCTTCCGCCCCCTACAGAAACGGAGTATAATTCCACCAGACGAGCCAGAGTAAGCACCGTGGATAACCGAATAAAATCaaagattaatttaattaaattcaatatttatcTAAACAACGTCCCATGGCTACATGCCCTCTCTCCCATCGTTTTTACTAAGAACGGAAAACGACATTCACAGAAGCCTTGTCACAGTAACAGTGGGATGAAGGTCTATGCTTAGTCTTATAACACAACTtccctgactttttttttattgtttgggaACTGATGTCGAATCCGTAGCAATCAGCCGGCGCGATTCCTGGCTGGATGTACGGGTGAGCGGCGCCAGACAGCTTTTTCTCCTAAATGGACGGCTATGCGTTTGCCGGGTGACACAGTCCTATGAGTTTTACGTTAATATGACATACATGGTTGAAGTGAGTGTCCACTAACGACCCTGAAAGGCACAGATAGACGGTCAGCAGAGACATAGCCCCACCCCGCTAGTCTCGCTGGCTTGTAAATGATGCGGAGCCAGTGTAAAGCCGCTACCCTCCCGCCCCCATTTCGCTCCCAGTTTGGCTCGCAGCAGCAGACCGTCAAACTCGAACAGGTTTAGCTGCCGCCGAGTGACTCATACAGGTGCGCTGCTGCTAACAAATGCCTGTGACCGCACAATAATGATGCACAGCTGATGTGGCAACAGCCGGGGACAACCAGATTTCCGGAGCTGCCGCAGGCcttcttgttgttttgtctctttctaGCCATGATTTTGGTGTCAGCCGCTTAGCGCGCGGCTTCACTCAGCGTTTTAAAACGACAAAAGGTCGATGCATTTTAATGGAGAGTTTGTGCAGATAGCGGTGAAGACAATTTACAACTGGGCAAAGACAGGTAAGCACTACTTTAATACTACAGCGCGAGCTTTGTGTTCACGACTGAACACCTTCATTGATGTTGTGACATAAAGTTTTGCGAAATAGTCAACAGCTTCTGACACCGGAGTTACTACTACGCTATTAACAAAGTCAAGGGACAAATACAGGAACGTCGAGACCAAAGGTTAAAGTCTGTCAATGCTGTTTAAAACCCTCGTTTCCAGAACCAGTCAGTCTTTACTTAGACTGCCAGGTCGCGGTGTCACCATGTCCACAGTGCAACATCATCGCTGTCATTTAATTCggaactttaaaagaaaaagaaaaaaatcactttcacACGTCATTCTTCTGATGTGGAATGAtagaacaaacatgttaaatgatttaaaataatgttgtgTCATTAAATGATATACCCGTCTTCAACGTCTCTCGTGGCTTTTTAACCAGTCAGATGGAGATTTAAAGAGTAGCGGcgaaaagcaaaggaggtggataaaaacaataaaaaaacaattaatagtAAATACGTTACTTTGGAATAACGTCTCTGCTGCCTTGACATAGAGCCGTTAGCCTAACACCCTTACAAAAAATCACATgtgagatatatatatatatataaaatttgttgtgaaataccaagaaaaataatagtACAAAACAAAATCGAAGTTATATACCCTTACAAAAAAGTCACATGAAAATCACGTGACCACATGTGATTTACATGTGAGAATGTGTAAATCACATGTGATTCACATGGggaaatgtgtaaatgtgtggatgtgggAGCGTCTTCATATGGTGAAGAACATCTTCACACTATGAAGATTTTCTTGAACATCTTGTgctgaacattttgtgttcaacGTGGGATGTTCTTCATCTTTAGTTCAGCGTGGGGAGTTAAGCATTGGATGTTCTTCGTCttatgttgaacattttcaacataaGACGATGTTCATCATGGAAGCATCTTTATAAGATGAAGAACATCTCCAGCTCATGGGGATGTTCTTCATCTTTAGTTCAGCGTGGGGTGAGAAGGATAGGATGTACTTCGGCTTATGTTGAAGATGTTCAACATAAGACGATGTTCATCATGGAAGCATCTTTATAAGATGAAGAACATCTCCAGCTCATGGGGATGTTCTTCATCTTTAGTTCAGCGTGGGGTGAGAAGGATAGGATGTACTTCGGCTTATGTTGAAGATGTTCAACATAAGACGATGTTCATCGTGGAAGCATCTTTATAAGATGAAGAACATCTCCAGCTCATGGGGATGTTCTTCATCTTTAGTTCAGCGTGGGGTGAGAAGGATAGGATGTACTTCGGCTTATGTTGAAGATGTTCAACATAAGACGATGTTCATCATGGAAGCATCTTTATAAGATGAAGAACATCTCCAGCTCATGGGGATGTTCTTCATCTTTAGTTCAGCGTGGGGTGAGAAGGATAGGATGTACTTCGGCTTATGTTGAAGATGTTCAACATAAGACGATGTTCATCATGGAAGCATCTTTATAAGATGAAGAACATCTCCAGCTCATGGGGATGTTCTTCATCTTTAGTTCAGCGTGGGGTGAGAAGGATAGGATGTACTTCGGCTTATGTTGAAGATGTTCAACATAAGAACATCTTATAAGTTCAACACCTCATGTTGAACAGACCATGTTCTTCATCTTGTGTTGAGGATGCTCAGCATAAGGACTTCTTTATGAGATGAACATCATCTTCTGAAGAAGTTCTTCATCTTATGTTCAACACCTTATGTTGAGCAGGAAATGTTCTTGTGTTGAACATCTCATATAATTATGAGATGAGAGCTGATGTTAAATTGTCCATAAAATCAAGCTACgttatgttttgttgttacaagaggtatttttataattcacttcctaaaaaaaatctaaaggaaTTAACTGTTCACTAAAAGTTCCAAATTGCTGACTTTTCCCCCCCCTTTTCAGTCTAATTAATTCAGAAGTAATAACTTCACATTTccataattacaataataaacctACCTTTactgtgtaaaagaaaactgctaCAACACTTGGTttgtggttaaaagaaaaaagtgtcttAATActgttgtttgtctttttgtattGTGTAACCAAAATacatgataaaaaaattaattaaatcgaGTTGAATTGATAAATATCAGATTGTTTCATtatgaaaaatagattttggatctaaaattcaattaatctgctttattttggtGCTTTAATTAGGGCAGGTCATTTTTGACCCATAGGACAAGGGGAGTAAACAGAATGTTAGGATCGCACGAGGgttaaattaaaagaataaaaataaacaatgcttagcctggcaGGGACCAATtgaagcctggtggcccgccaggcttataatacactggggggaaaccctgaatttTATCCGGTCCAAAACCAGTTTCAATAATTTTCTCCAATTTTAACCACCAAGCTGTTGACTTAGGGTGAAGTTAAAAGAGTTTATTGGTAGTTTGATCTTCGTCTCGTCTTGCAAGTTATCGTCTAACCACATCTGTATCGTGGTTTTTTACCAGAACAGTGGAGGTACACGCTAGGCTTCTTTGCCATGGGGAGCTCCTGCAGTAATCACCTGGGGATCCCTCCTCCGAAGGGCCCCAACCACGTGGGCTGCACCGACTTCATGATGGACCACACTGCACAGGTGACAGACGGCAACAAAACCCACTCCATGTCCGCACACACAGGGCCAGCTGTGTGTGCGTTTGAGTGGGCGTTGGATTTAAATAGGCAAAAAACGGTTCTCTGGTATTCCTCCAACAGATTCAGGGCCAGCCAAAGGCATATGCAAACTAAGCGGCCATTTCAGAGTGGTTAGACTGTGGAATACTTAGTTGTTTATTaggttaaagtttaaaaagaaaatgttatttttcacttttctgcatgATCCAATCttctcaaaaggaaaaaaaaataagcataaatTAGTACAAatccattcaataaattagaatattattgtaAAGTCAGTCTATTTCAGGATCTTTATtacaaagtgaaacacattatatagattaaaatacacagatggatgtttggaagccttcatttctgttaattataatgattttctgcttgcctagtgaaaacatgacatttaaagtttgaatattacatcagactaatggaaaaaaatttaatacagAAACGTACCCTTTAGTAAAATGTTTAGTACCTGCTTAAAAGTTGTCAATTTCTAAAATGGAACTCTTCATCTGACAAGTCAGCTTAATTTATTGAAAGTAATTGTGGTAATGGATCATTCAGATGTATAAAGTGAGCATTTTTGAAGACAGATGAAATAAAAGGAATATTACCAGAGCTGTACGGAATGATGTCAGCTTCAACGAGGGTCATTTTTGCCACCAAAacagatatatagatatattaaTATCAAATAAAAGTGCAGTTGCTGTAGGTAAACTGCCTTTATTTCCTCCCTCACAGTCACTGACTCTGCTGCGTCAAAGCATCCAGGCTACCTGTTGCACATTtgaatactgtttttttttttttatttttagaatgagTCAAATCAAAAGAATTTCCGCTCAGGGCCCCAAAACGTCACTGGACTGGCCCTGCTCTCACATACCTCAGCAAACACACAATTATTGTCTCCTGTAATGTTTTACAGGAGGAAAtggaatgtttttgttgtccCGCTGATATAAAGtgaggcgtgtgtgtgtgtgtgtgtgtgttaacagggCAGCTTCTTCCGGCTTTACTATCCCTGCCAGGAGACGGAGAAGGCCGAGAAGCCCGACTGGGTCCCGAACATGGAGTATTTTTACGGCCTGGCCGACTTCATGAAAATCAATCGAACTTGGAGCGAAAAGATTTTCGAATACCTCTTTGGTGAATACCTGCAGTCACACACATCCTCCAGATGTGCATCATGCTTCCTTTTCTTACTATTAGTTTGGTTTTTAATCGTCATGCTtaattttattatcaaaaaTGGCCAGATTAAATCCAAATTTGTATCTAATTTTGCTTATTGCAAGTAAAAAACTTGCTTGGCTCCCATGTGAAAAAGTAACTACCTCCCTTTTTAAATTACAGTGCAACTCTTATTCACA
Proteins encoded in this window:
- the ints9 gene encoding integrator complex subunit 9 isoform X2, with the translated sequence MLDCGLDTTSVLNFLPLPLVHSPRLSKLPGWISKDGSINLEKELKECAGRVFVDSQPEFCLPERELLDLSTIDVILISNYHCMMALPYITEHTGFTGTVYATEPTLQIGRLLMEELVNFMERVPKAQSATCWKNKEIQRMLPGPLKDAVEVWTWKRCYSMQEVNSALSKVQLVGYSQKVELFGAVQVSPLSSGYSLGSSNWIIQSHHEKVSYVSGSSLLTTHPQPMDQSSLKNSDVLILTGLTQMPTANPDGMLGEFCSNLAMTIRAGGNVLVPCYSSGVIYDLLECLYQFIESANLGTTPFYFISPVANSSLEFSQIFAEWLCHNKQTKVYLPEPPFPHAELIQTNKLKHYPSIHGDFSSEFRQPCVVFTGHPSLRFGDVVHFMELWGKSSLNTVIFTEPDFSYLDALAPYQPLAMKCVYCPIDTRLNFHQVSKLLKEVQPLHVVCPEQYTQPPLTQSHRSDLMLELQPPPMPYRRCSVLNLPFRRRYERVYILPELANSLVPSEVKPGVSVATVSAVLQSKDNKHTLQSVPKAPPVAPSKKRKRVMEEPPVTMAPKPLLSGAVPLEAFLATLQKHGITEVKVEETADGHILHLQAEDTLIQLEEDGTHIVCDNNEPLRATLRDLVLRFLQKL
- the ints9 gene encoding integrator complex subunit 9 isoform X1, coding for MKLYCLSGHPTLPCNVLKFKSTTIMLDCGLDTTSVLNFLPLPLVHSPRLSKLPGWISKDGSINLEKELKECAGRVFVDSQPEFCLPERELLDLSTIDVILISNYHCMMALPYITEHTGFTGTVYATEPTLQIGRLLMEELVNFMERVPKAQSATCWKNKEIQRMLPGPLKDAVEVWTWKRCYSMQEVNSALSKVQLVGYSQKVELFGAVQVSPLSSGYSLGSSNWIIQSHHEKVSYVSGSSLLTTHPQPMDQSSLKNSDVLILTGLTQMPTANPDGMLGEFCSNLAMTIRAGGNVLVPCYSSGVIYDLLECLYQFIESANLGTTPFYFISPVANSSLEFSQIFAEWLCHNKQTKVYLPEPPFPHAELIQTNKLKHYPSIHGDFSSEFRQPCVVFTGHPSLRFGDVVHFMELWGKSSLNTVIFTEPDFSYLDALAPYQPLAMKCVYCPIDTRLNFHQVSKLLKEVQPLHVVCPEQYTQPPLTQSHRSDLMLELQPPPMPYRRCSVLNLPFRRRYERVYILPELANSLVPSEVKPGVSVATVSAVLQSKDNKHTLQSVPKAPPVAPSKKRKRVMEEPPVTMAPKPLLSGAVPLEAFLATLQKHGITEVKVEETADGHILHLQAEDTLIQLEEDGTHIVCDNNEPLRATLRDLVLRFLQKL